Within the Phaseolus vulgaris cultivar G19833 chromosome 9, P. vulgaris v2.0, whole genome shotgun sequence genome, the region GAAATACCCCTTTTGTACATGTAATCTTTGAGGAGACCATTTACATGCAACAATCTGTGAGTTTTCTAGAATATTAGGGAAAAATGTCTAGCTTAAAATCTTTGTATGGCTTGAAACAAAGTCCAAgacaataaatatttgattatttctcgAGGAAAAGGAGATTCTAGAGGAACAATTAcgataattttatttacatttttataggAGAATGTGTGTTATTCTTGCTcttatatataaacaatatcTTTATAATTAGtcaatataaaaatgaaataaagaagcTTAAAGAAAAATTAGGTTTGGAGTTTGAAATGAATAATCTTGACATGTGAGGCTAATAATTAGATGGACATATGTGTTGATCTGGAGTGATCAatggctttgaagaatccaaatctgagtgtttgatgcaaggctggagttgttgttgtgtttaggataggataTGGGCAGTTTAAATGTATAATCCagtctttgttgaatctaaagcttatgtgttttaaaacctttttttaaagtttaaagtgtttttcaaactaagtgaaaaataacctgttgttttgttgaaacaaccgattgttttactcttaggtgtttttgaaaatgttgaaaattgttttggttggttgacttgctgtcacaccaaaacaatcgattgtttcgtggtttcaatcgattgtttatttgaaaatcctaacagaattatgttttgttagttaagtgtgctttaaatgattttcaactgaatatgttcctctattaaatgctttgaccaatctttgaaagatataaatagtttgttttggttttataacaaaaaaatagatttgagtttttttagttgtgaaagattgctttcaatttttgaacattcacaaaaagctttgggttttctcaagagagattacatctgtattgatttcagattattctatagacaagtgtaattcgttctgaatttTCTGTAAATTTTGGTaatgttgccaaggagtgttgtctgctcttgaggtggtcaagatcaacattcttggtgtgtgttgtgccaaagtgagtgtgtttcttgaagggttcaaggtcactactttggtggtttgtgtgtaatctgcgTTGTTTGCCTTGTGGATTGCCTAGtggcttctggggactggatgtagctcttggtttaagagtgaactagtataaattgtttgtgtatctctttcttcccttaaactcctttaaattcagttgttattgttttactggtataaacaatcgattgtttttctggttccTTGCTTCTTTTGTGCTTaatttcttggctaactgaatttctgattgagtttcatacaaagaattttgttctaggagaaaaagttttcaaaaatcccttttaaacaattcacccccccccccccctctcgtttaaggtcatatattctaataaTATGGAAGGATCAGACACTTAGGGAATTGTGTTTATCACAATAGGGATTCTTACAAAAGGTGGTTAGAAGGTTTAGGATCTGCGAGTCTAAGCTTATGGATACACCTTTGTTCCTTGCTCAAAGCTCTTAGTTACCTAAGCTCTTAATTCTAAAGAAGGTAGGAGGGAGATGAAGACCATTACATATGTTGATGGAATGGGGAGTATAACGTATAGGATAGTGCATAGTAGGCCAAATCTGGCACAAGTTGTGAGTGTGGTTAGCATGTTCATGATAGATCTtgcacgtgctcattaaaaggctttaaaataaatgttgagGTATATGAAAGGAATTGTATCGTCTAGTTTGATATATAGACAATCCACCCATAACAAAGATGTTATAAAAGAATTTGTAGACACAAACTATGGAGGGAATGTTGATAGTAAAAAGTCATTTTTTGGGCACTTTTACATTGTTTGGAATTATAGTTTGTTGGAAAGCAAGTTTGCAATTAGTGTTGGCTTTATCAACTACCCATGTTGAGTATATTGCAATCACAGAAGGGGTAAAGAAGGCATTATGGTTAAAGGGGATGATAGCAAAGTTGGGTATTGTGTATGAGTGTGACTATACATTGTGATAGTCAAATTGTCATCCATCTTGTTAATCATCATACTTACCATGAAAAGACCAAACACATAAATGTTAGACTACACTTCGTGAGAGACATTGTTGAGTCTGAAGATGTTAGAATTGAGAAGATGGCCTCAGAGGAGAATCTCGTAGATGTGTTTATCAAGTCTTTGCCAAGATCGAGATTCAAACATTGTTTGAAGCAGATCAATTTTTGATTTGAAGAGAAAGGAAGGTGATGCAAAAGCAACTTCATAATTTGGAATCAAGGTAGAAAATTATGATGATTAACTCTCAAATCATGATGATTATAGATCCAATTTGTTTTTATACAAGACAGTGCAAGGTTATCAAACTCGCGGGTTCACCCTTGAACCCTTTCGAGTTTACGAGTCTAGATGTGTCTGGCGAGTCAACTCGTGAATAAACTCGTTTTTTGACACACTCGGTGTAGACTCGGACTAACTCGATGAACTCAGTGTAAAATCGTGAGTTTCAGACCGATTCAACGAGTTCCAAAAAACAACCCAAAATGATGCGTTGTCGTCGCGTCGCGCCTTGTTGTGCCTCGACGTCGTGGCTTCATTTTAGGGTGGGCAGTGGCGACTGCTGCTACTGTGTGCGTTTCGTGGAGAATTAGTTTTAGGGTTGGGGATTTTTGACAAATTAGATTTTGGGTtgtgaatttttaaattggattgggtttttttaaattaagtttggGCTTTTTGACAAATTTAGAATTGTTAGCAGATTGGGTTTAGGGTTGAGGTTTTTTAAATTGAGTTGGGTTGGAACTTTTTAACTAATTAAGtttagttatttaattattttatgacTTTAACCATTAATATTTTctcaatatataaatttatttattttaatattttggaattggtatcataaaaaaaattattagaaatttttggaaaaaataGACTCGAGTCTACGAGTCAAGTTTACAGACCTCCCACGAGTCTGAGTAGACTCTAGAGTCTAATAACCTTGGACACGAGCTTGAGCTTTATAAGATGTTGAAAGAATAAATTTTACTATTGAGGATGATGTTGAAACATTTTCAGGGTTGAGGTTAGGTGAAGATGACAAATGAAAAAACAATTGCCTATTTTGACAATGGAATAACCCTCCTGGAGAGATGTATTATAATATTGGCTGTTGCTAAATTGCTTACTTTGAATATATATGATGGGCAACAATATGTTTGCTACTATTGACACCTGCTTAAGTCTTCATTCGGGCCACTATAATCAAATATCACCCATCCTTTTCGATTATATATATAGACTTTCAATGACACATCCTAGTGCTAGTACCATCTTTCACTGGGAGAATGTCATCGCTAGTAACATGTTGCGTCGACAAGCTTTGCTCAGCTAAGTTGATTATCAATCTTACTATTCATAATTTGAATCTGGATTCATCTACCATTGAAAACGAGAAACATTTCAAGCCAATATCATCTTTTCACACGAAGAGATGTAAAAGATTATGTCAAGAAAAAATTTTCACAAGCAAGCTAAACTCTACACAGCAAAGACAAGTGATGTTGGCACTTAAGTGACAAGCTAGGGTGGTAGCCTGGCTTTCTGACCGGGGAGAACTTGGTTCAACTCCCCCTCCAATCGAATGCCAGTTTCTATGATAAATCAAGAGACCAATGTCATTTTGCATTATAAATAACCAGAATGTAATAAAGCATCACAAATTCTCCGCGATTAAAGACAGGTGAGATTAACAGCGTCTCGGTAAGAAAAGCTTCTTCTGTTTCCTGGTTCTGTTCGGGGAAGATATTTGATGAAGTCactaataaaaagaaaaacttagTCCACTAGATGCTTTGGaacattaaaaagaaaacaattaagCACCAGCACAAATTTACAGTTTTCTTTTAGTATTTTTACATGCATTCCTTCTAGTTTTTGCTTATAAAAAGCTACAAGAGAGTGAACTAATTCCAACTTCGCGATATTCATCATAACACTTCAAAATGCTATTATATAGCACGGAGTTGAATCtataaaatcaaaagaaaatcaCAAGAATAACAAGGAGAAAATACAATACATACATATTGGGGGCGACCAAAAATTCTTCAGGAACTGGAATCGACCAACCATTCTCGCATCTCGCACCTATCCAGTGCGCCTTTAATATTGAGGACTACTCCAGGGAAGTACCGATGTTTCCAGTTGAGATGCCATACCCTCCTGTTGAAATGCCACACCCATTGACATCGAATGTTGGAGAAACATTGGCATAGTTCACTTTCATACCTTCACGTACTTGTCAACATAACCCTGCCGAAAATGTAGGGAATAGAACATCACTAAAAGCAATTTGAATATTACCGCTTATGCATATTATAATCAAATCAACTTTCCTAGTTTGACCAGTAATTAACTGTTTTTTATTAAGCAAATTATATATAATGCTTCCCATCTCCAAttcctttttttaaaataatatacagGTAGTTCTTCTTGCATATAAAAATCATTGGAAGTTAGAACACAGATGTTCAGTAGATCACTAAAAATCTGTCTTATAGACACCAGGAAACAAACTATCTCGTATTGTGGATCTATGTATCCAGGTACACATTTCAGTACAGAAGCAACTTTCCAGTTAAAATCACTGAAGAAAACATCTAAAATGCAGTTAAAATAGCTGTGCTGACCCTTTCAAACGTGTTACAAAGAATTTTTCTTTCCATTGAAATACACTAATTTTCAAGACAAACAGGGAAGTCTGTGCATCAAGCGTCTTGTCATTTTATCAGTGCAGATATTTGTTTGTAAAATGCAGACCTTTGTTAATTCTCAGCACAGATTCAGGTAGGGATGCAAAAACACAAAACCATACCCATTGCAGCTATCTACTTGGCTTTAATAaggaaaaaatacaaataataagtGATGGAGAAAATCAATTAATTACCATCACAAGTTTAGTCAACTTTTGCTGTGATGAATCAATATATTGACTTATCTTCACTTGGGACTTAGGTACACGGTGGCCTTTCATGGCTCCTGACACTTTATCCACGGTCTTCTTCACAATGGTTTTGAAAGCAACCTTACTCATATTACCTTGCCGCCATGATGGTTTTAAAACTTCCTTTACAAAATTCGCAATGGAAACTTTGAACAATTTCATCGATCTGGAATCCttactcttttttcttttccccGGAGACTTGACCCGATTAATCTCAACCTCCTCTGTAGACATTCTTGCAACATCCACATCATCACTTAGGCTCTCATTTTCAATATCACCAACTTCTGCATCTGCTGTCTCACCATATTCATCATTATTTTGAGAAGTGGTAGAGGCAACAGCCCCAACCTCCTCCTGCTTGTTTTTCTCATCCACATCCAAAGACATGTAAGAACTTTTGGGCCTTAGGCTGACATTGGATTCACCTGTAACTTCCTGCTGCTgatcaaaatcagtttttctcAGAGAGGATGATGGTTCAATGCTGTCAAAAAGTGGATCATATTGGTCACCACCAGATCTAGGTAAAATCTGACCAAGAGATCTACCTGATTTTGATGCAGATGCCGAATGTCTTGATCCAACCCCACCATCACTCTCCCCATTTACAGTACTATGGTTCAACCTAGAAGAAGCATAATTGTTACCATGGATTATTTCATTTTCCTGTCTAAAAATACTTGAACTGAATTTGGAACTTAGTGGTTTCTCAAAGGTTGATGCATAAGGATTATAGTGAGCAGATATTCTTGATCCACCAAACGGTGGAAGAGAAGTTGAATGATTGCTATCCAGAAAATCAGGTGGATATCTGGAAACAGTAGCAGTCTCCCCAGGCACACCCAAATTAGCCTCAGGCACAGAACACTGAAAATTATACATTGATTGTTGCTTCTGTGATAATGAATCAATGTGCGAGGATGTCATAAAATGTCCTTCGGGGTGTAACTTGCCACCCAAAGAAGGTTGTTGTCTGTTCACATCCGATTTCCAGGAAAATTGATTTTGTTGAGGCTGCAAGCTGCCAAATGATGTGGTACTGGAAAATTTTGAATCCTGCATTGGAAGTTGATTATGAAATTCATCTCTATTGAGACTAGATCCTGAAAGCAGTTGACTAGCTGGGTTCCCATGAGGAAGTTGCTTTGGAGAGAAAGGTTCAGCAAGCATGAAAGTTCGTGAATGATCCTGCATTGGAGGGTATGCTAGATCCTGAAATTCAGAATTCTGAGAACTAGTTGGTAAAGGTTTCATGGAAGTCTGGGAAACAATTTCAGTTCTTGACTGCAATTGATTCTGAATGAATTCAGAAGAAATATATGATTTTACAACTCCTGAGTTTACACTGGGATCATACACCACTCTTGGTGGCGGTGGAGGTGGCGGTGGCAGTGGTGGCGGTGGCAGTGGCAAGGATGTCCAAGAGCTATTAGGTGGTACATTGAAGTGAGCATTCTGCATGTGTAAAGGAGGTGGGTAAGGTTCAAACTTTTCTCTGGTAGTGGATTGGAAAGGAAAgaatgcactttgttgcatcacATCATACTGCCTTGAAATTTGTGGCATATGCACAGGATTTTCACCTGGGGAATGTGAAACAACAGATGCAGTCAACTGGTAATTATGATGGGGAAATTCCACTGAAGAACCAAATTGTGGAGGTAACTCTTTTGAAGCCTGAGGGTGCAATGAAGCCTGCTCTGATATGACACTGCCAGGAACTTCATTAACAATAGTAGAAACAGTTGATCTTTTATCATGTGATGTATCAGTCACAGAGGATGCATTTACATGCTGAGATGGGTAACCAGAATGTTCCTGAATTCCAACAGAAGAAACACTGAGTGGCATTTTCTGAAGAAATAGACCATCTCTTGAGGGAATATCTTTATATGTACCAGATGATTTAGAAGTATTATCACAGCCTAAAGCATCAGGGTGAAAGCCTTCAACCATGTGTTGCTGTTGAGAATCACCTGCTTCCGaaccatcattctcatggaTTGAATTCTTACTATCCTCCCTGACTACAATGGTTTCCTGCATTTCAGGAGAAACCTCTCTGATAGATTTAGATTTACCAGGATTGCTATTAACTGATTGACCATCAAGATGAATGATAGTTGATGCAACAACATTCTTCCCCGAATCTTCTTTTTTCTGCACTACTTCCTGGTGAGTCACATTCAAGCTAAGATCCACATCCTGACTTCTAACTCCATCAAGCTCATTATCAAACACTTTAGAAGAAATATTCGTCATGTCTCCATTAGTCTTGGATTCTTTTTCATAATAACTGACTTCCAAATCATGTTTATTCTTATAGTGCCTTGAAGTAGCATTCATATCAGATTCATGGTGAGTGTACCTGCAAGATGCTCCTCGATAGCACTTACCTCGAAGAAAGTCCAAGCACTGATCCTTGTCCCTTTTAATATTCTCACCACGAAAGTCACCTGGACGTCTTGAGATTGGAGACCTACTGCTTCTTCGATGCCGGGGTGACCAGCTGAAAccaacaaaatttgaaaaattatatgtaatggTATTCTATACAGATATAGAAAGCTCTAAAGAAGAATTAGGATTTTATCACCATCAAGTGACTCTCATGGAATCAAACGAGAATTCAGGTTAGACATTCTCATACTACAATCACATGCTATAATATTGTATCTACATGTATATATATTCTATAATTGTCCATCAATTGTATCAAAGCTATTGTTAAAGATATCAAGAACCAAGATTTGAAATGTAAAGAAAGACAATTGATCCTATTAGCAGGAGAGATTTTATGTTTAATCCATACAACAGATGACCTAGGAAAGGAGACTTGCACAttgtaatacaaattgttcagGGATAAGATTCACATTAACAGCGAGAATTAGGGACATTCTACAATGCACAGCAGCAGTATGTACCTGCGAGACCTGTTTCTTTTATCTCTTCTCCTCCGAGGACTCCTCCTATTCCTCCTACTCCTCCTGTCTGGAGGAGACCGGCTGCGACTCCAGCTTCTATCTCTTTTATTTAGCCTCCTTGTCCGGTGAAGGCATGAATCATCAGAATCACTATCTGAAAGACCTTCTCTTAGTTGTCTTCCGAATTCGTCTACTTTCATAACATTTGGTTCAAATTTTGAGGTTTTCCCCTCATCTTCCTTTTCAACATTACCACTTTTAATATCACTGTCAATGGCAGTATCCTCTAATCTATCTTTGCCCTTGAAAGCTTCTATCGAAGAAGCAAAATTAACAGACATCTGGTTTTCAAGGTTGTGCTCAATACATCCATCATTACTCCAACGTGAGACAAATTTTTTTCGGTTCCGAGTTTTCTTAGACTCTGGTAATAAATGTGGAGATATTTCTGAATCATCCCGTGAAGTTATGGAGACTGACCCAAACCCCTTTTGAGTACTGGTGGAACTCTTAGATCCAATACCAACTTCCATATGACTCCCAGAATCTTTATGGACAACTGAAACACCAGTATCAGCACCTCCTGAGAATGTGAAAACATTAGCTTTTGCAGCATTGCTTTCATCCTCATTAGCTGAAGTGTCATCAGAAGCATAATCTTGAAGAAGTCTTATTGGGCTGCCACTCGCTAGGAGTGGCCCATAATCCCTATTAGTAGTAGTGGTTTCATTGTGATCCGAAGTAACATTACATACCAAATCATCAACACAAGCTGCAGCTTTCTCCAAAGCTGTGCTCAAGGATAACTTGGCCACTTCAGTGGAGTTATTCTCAGGACTACAAACCTTGGTAACTGGTCTTACAGATTTCATGTGCTCCAGATCAGATAAAATCTCTGGTCCTGTATTTATTAAAGAGCCTTATTAACacaaacaatatttttctaataaagCAGTATATTAGAGTTAGCCCCAGAATGAATTTGACATCAAATAACAGTCAACTCTATTAATATTCTACCACTTTGAATTCTGATCGACTACATAAAATATGAGATAAAAGTAATTATCTTTTAATTCAGTGAAAAAGGAGCAAATAATCCACATGCAGTTATCATGAACAATGACTTCCTACAGCTATCctcttttcaattatataaaaaaagtcaaTCCTCAAACTGTCAAGTCAGATTCAGTGTGTAAAGTGAGAAAACTATCAAAACACTAAATTAAGCACCGGCATTATTGATTCAATGTAATAGAAACTGCCTGTGTCCCTAAACTTTTGACATATATCAATCACCGGCATTACTAACTTTATTGagtaaagaaaaacatattaagTAATACTTAGTTGACAAGTATCAAAAAGTAATTAAACATAGAGAAAAGAGATTTTTCTGAAATGAAACCTTCattctgtttgctgactcccaTGGACCCAAAGTATGATGGACAGCAGGATGAGATGTCCCTGGCAGGGTCATTCTCTGATAGTGTCTGCAGCTTCCCTATATTCTGATTCACACTAAACGCTTCATCATCCCGATTATGTTGGTGAGTATGGACTTCAGTTGCATAGTTTGAACCTTGGTCCTTGTCAGAAAGTGTGATATCATCTTAACCCATCCATGGAGAAATAAAACAAAGCAGATCAGGCTCAACAtctaaaatgaatttttatttgcGTAATGGGGTGAAGcatttatcaaataaaaattacaaagtaATCCAAATAAGTATTAGGAGACTAGGTTTGGTCCCTCCTGCTCTCTCCTAGCCAAGTAACTAGCCATTATCCAAAACAATAAATAACCAGTcagttaaaaacaaaattaataaccACTACCTTGCCCCAGcccaacacacacacacacacacacttatCTGTCGTAACAAAAAAATCATCAtgataacaaaaaaattgagtTGCCATGTATCCATGATTTGTTATCCAAAAACTGGTATTTTATAACACTAAAAACTACAGCTTTCCCTAAACAGCTGTCTACTCCGCACTTCACTTTCTAAAATGCACCGTGCACTCTAGAATATCCAACAAATTTTCTTTAACTCTAGCTAAAAGAGAAACATTGAGCTGAAACCATAACAACATgagtgttttatttattttgagaaAAATGAATCAATACAATAATGAATAAAGGAGATTTGATATCATCTAAAAATAAAGATATGATACgggaataaataatattattcctaataatacatatatgATCTAGATATCCTCAATTATATAGGATCAACTCCTTAATTCTACAATTATAACGTTTTCCCTCATGTTGGACCATATAAGTCGTATGTGACCATCTTGTTGCAAATATAATCGATCTTCGATCCATATTAGAGATCACACATCGATTAGAGAGATggtcaaataataataaatatttataagtgAATGCAAATATCACCTTACAAGTCATTTTTGCGATaatgagttagacttaaagtccatttcATAAAGTGGCATCAAAGCCTAACCTAATAAAGTTTTTGTTGGATTTATCATGTCACCCACTATCGGCCCCTACTCTAACACACCCACTCACACTGAGGATTGGACATCTCGAGCGTGGGATAGATATTTGTGGGTGGTCCAAAAAGTGGCTCGATAAAGGGTGTCACGATAGGCCCTACAAACCTCACAAGGAAAGACCTTAATACCATCTTATAAAGCAAACTTTAAACATAATTCAACCCtataaaactgacttataacatgttgcatccacttatatattataatttggtcatatctctagtcgatgtggaatctcTAAAagtgaggttgagttaggcttaaactTTCTAAAAGTCCTCCTAAAGACTTGACAAATATGTCAACCAATTATTCCCTAAAGTTGACAAATAGTGATGATGTCTCCACACACCAGTTTTTCTCTTATGTTTGGTCTTCTCCTAAAGACAGGATTAGAGGCAATGTGTGATGCTACCTAATTGTCATATACAAGGTGCATTTGAGAACTTTCTTCAAATGTAAGCCCTTGGAGGAGTTATTTTAGCCATACAAGTGACTAATGTCATTGTCTTGTACATTGTTTCTACACTTGATCTTGccacaacattttgtttcttacttTTCCCCAAGATTAAATTACCTCCAATAAGAACACAATACCTTGAAGAAGAGCATCTATCGTCAGTCAACGTCAGACTACCAAataatttgagtattttccttatCTTCATAAATTAAGCAATTTCCAATAGCCTTCTTGATATACTCTAGGATCCAAACAACCACATCCTATTGGTCTTCTTGACAAGGagagtttaaaatttaatttaccaTACTCGTTGCAAAGGTAATGTCAAAACGAGTAATAATGAGGTAATTTAGCTTACCAATTATCCTTTGGTATCTCCCAGAATAAATTTGGTTCTCCTTGGCCAAGTACACGTTTGACATTTGGATCTATTAGCATGTCCACAAGCTTAGCATTTGTCATCCTTGTTTCTTTCAGAATATCGAGAGCAAATTTCTATGAAATATGACCAAACCATCCTTGGATTGTGCCACTTTTGTACCAAGAAAATACTTAGGTGCCCATAATCTTTTGTCTAGAACTTTTAAGCAAGATATTGTTTTAGTTGTGCAATACCCTCATTATCATTGCCTATAATAACAACGTTGTCCACATATATAATGAGATAAACACATCCTTAGGGACAATaatgataaaatagaaaattatcaACATCACTTCATATCATTCCAAGCTGCTAAATGACAATTTGTACCAAGAAAATACTTAGGTGTCCATTATCTTTTGTCTAGAACTTTTGAGCAAGATATTGTTTTAGTTGTGCAATACCCTCATTATCATATATAATGAGATAAATACATCCTTAGGGAGAACAACGATAGAATAGAAAATTATCAACATCGCTTCATATCATTCCAAGCTGCTAAATGACAACCTAGAAATGCTCAAACCATGCCCAGGGTGATTGCTTGAGGCCATTATAGGACCTGCATAGACGACATACCATATTAGACGACTCCCCCTAAGCAATAACTCAAGGAGGTTGCTCCATGTAGACATTGTCAGCAAGATCACTATGCAAAAATGCATTCTTTACGTCAACTTAAAATAGagtcaaatttaaataactGCAATGGAAAATAGAAGTCGAATACATGTCATTCTGGCAACACGAGA harbors:
- the LOC137820079 gene encoding uncharacterized protein, which translates into the protein MYSQVNRGSHFGQSPAPPVLPPPPPPPQQYQQAPPHFHRFPPPNVGGPPPPPPPPNIGGPPPPPPPHHIYLNGPPPPPPPLLPNSSSLVPINLPVQGSLNVRPNAGQSYAIPSQLHHGNTMAPQASWAPGPSARVLPPPPPPHPPSASQGQILYNTPFHRPPLQPGDVQNLHNAPPPPPPSPGYFHSTIGNYQVPPVIPPPLPSSPPPALPAPPPPPLNALVTSSSSSNAARTDDLHPVKVSGLESKTMDSVDGVVASLPSGIVPVHGSDSNWDGPSCREVAGAEKDEDLPPPKPTEENTILKIEALCQLISEKGADIEDRIRQDEFQNPEYEFLFGGDPGTEAGISYTYFLWMKKKYNLDTGWHEKKRQPERVYSSGEQYNLHVATAGADSDMEMEDDITLSDKDQGSNYATEVHTHQHNRDDEAFSVNQNIGKLQTLSENDPARDISSCCPSYFGSMGVSKQNEGPEILSDLEHMKSVRPVTKVCSPENNSTEVAKLSLSTALEKAAACVDDLVCNVTSDHNETTTTNRDYGPLLASGSPIRLLQDYASDDTSANEDESNAAKANVFTFSGGADTGVSVVHKDSGSHMEVGIGSKSSTSTQKGFGSVSITSRDDSEISPHLLPESKKTRNRKKFVSRWSNDGCIEHNLENQMSVNFASSIEAFKGKDRLEDTAIDSDIKSGNVEKEDEGKTSKFEPNVMKVDEFGRQLREGLSDSDSDDSCLHRTRRLNKRDRSWSRSRSPPDRRSRRNRRSPRRRRDKRNRSRSWSPRHRRSSRSPISRRPGDFRGENIKRDKDQCLDFLRGKCYRGASCRYTHHESDMNATSRHYKNKHDLEVSYYEKESKTNGDMTNISSKVFDNELDGVRSQDVDLSLNVTHQEVVQKKEDSGKNVVASTIIHLDGQSVNSNPGKSKSIREVSPEMQETIVVREDSKNSIHENDGSEAGDSQQQHMVEGFHPDALGCDNTSKSSGTYKDIPSRDGLFLQKMPLSVSSVGIQEHSGYPSQHVNASSVTDTSHDKRSTVSTIVNEVPGSVISEQASLHPQASKELPPQFGSSVEFPHHNYQLTASVVSHSPGENPVHMPQISRQYDVMQQSAFFPFQSTTREKFEPYPPPLHMQNAHFNVPPNSSWTSLPLPPPPLPPPPPPPPRVVYDPSVNSGVVKSYISSEFIQNQLQSRTEIVSQTSMKPLPTSSQNSEFQDLAYPPMQDHSRTFMLAEPFSPKQLPHGNPASQLLSGSSLNRDEFHNQLPMQDSKFSSTTSFGSLQPQQNQFSWKSDVNRQQPSLGGKLHPEGHFMTSSHIDSLSQKQQSMYNFQCSVPEANLGVPGETATVSRYPPDFLDSNHSTSLPPFGGSRISAHYNPYASTFEKPLSSKFSSSIFRQENEIIHGNNYASSRLNHSTVNGESDGGVGSRHSASASKSGRSLGQILPRSGGDQYDPLFDSIEPSSSLRKTDFDQQQEVTGESNVSLRPKSSYMSLDVDEKNKQEEVGAVASTTSQNNDEYGETADAEVGDIENESLSDDVDVARMSTEEVEINRVKSPGKRKKSKDSRSMKLFKVSIANFVKEVLKPSWRQGNMSKVAFKTIVKKTVDKVSGAMKGHRVPKSQVKISQYIDSSQQKLTKLVMGYVDKYVKV